The Thaumasiovibrio subtropicus genome window below encodes:
- a CDS encoding LysR family transcriptional regulator codes for MMNSRFDLNLLNTLVAVLEEKNVTKAAERLHLSQPAVSAQLNKLREHFNDPLIVPAHRGVTPTVKAEALLPELKQTLSQLQQTLDQHQVFDPTSAQLNVSLAATDYLQSAILTPLINALRDAAPSINVSMMSLDFNDLASQMYRQSLDLIFMCPTEAPADLKSRHLFEERYLLIARPNHPRIHDDLTVEEYAALDHLIVSLKGGHFHTPIDQRLLKMGLRRNVSMTVSSFLLMPDIVLTTDLVALVPSRMVQHRLNDFASVPCPVAHSEFQVGMLWHEKHQHSASHQWLREFIYQQVDR; via the coding sequence ATGATGAATAGTCGATTCGATCTGAATTTATTGAACACCTTGGTTGCGGTTTTAGAAGAGAAAAATGTCACCAAGGCTGCCGAACGTTTACACCTCAGCCAACCTGCGGTAAGCGCGCAACTCAATAAATTAAGGGAGCACTTTAATGACCCGCTGATCGTGCCTGCCCATCGTGGTGTTACGCCAACAGTGAAGGCAGAGGCATTGCTACCAGAACTAAAACAGACTCTTTCACAGCTACAGCAAACGCTTGATCAACACCAAGTGTTTGACCCTACATCAGCGCAGCTCAATGTCTCCCTTGCGGCCACGGATTATCTTCAATCGGCAATCCTCACACCCTTGATCAATGCACTAAGAGACGCAGCGCCATCGATCAATGTGTCGATGATGTCACTCGACTTCAACGATCTCGCCTCACAAATGTATCGCCAATCGCTCGATTTGATTTTTATGTGCCCGACTGAAGCGCCAGCCGACCTGAAGTCTCGCCATCTGTTTGAGGAGCGTTATTTGCTGATTGCGCGTCCCAATCACCCACGCATCCATGACGATCTTACTGTTGAAGAATACGCCGCCCTCGACCACCTTATCGTCTCCTTAAAAGGTGGACACTTTCACACTCCTATCGACCAACGTTTGCTCAAGATGGGGTTGCGCAGAAACGTGTCAATGACGGTGTCTTCTTTCTTATTAATGCCGGACATTGTCTTAACGACAGACTTGGTCGCCCTCGTCCCTTCGAGAATGGTGCAGCATCGTCTAAACGACTTTGCCAGCGTACCCTGTCCTGTTGCACACAGCGAGTTTCAAGTGGGTATGTTGTGGCATGAGAAGCATCAACACAGTGCATCTCATCAATGGTTGAGGGAGTTCATTTATCAGCAAGTTGACAGATAA
- a CDS encoding NAD(P)H-dependent oxidoreductase, with amino-acid sequence MTAKTILVVSAHPEPTSLTHFLAQTSIELLKAQGHTVLESDLYAMNWKSEVDGADFPSRVNPERLTIVAESQHAFANGHQAEEVALEQEKLLAADAVIFHFPLWWYGMPAIMKGWFDRVYAYGFAYGYKGLGNALRYGDGVFKGKRAILCVPTGGPEIDYSPRSINGPLDQLLFPITHGCLFYPGFSVLKTHAVYGAAMLETSQVDDIKHAWQQRLDGLFDEAPIPFRAQNSGDFPDQHALAAHILPGEEGIDIHLDATRAVPTA; translated from the coding sequence ATGACCGCGAAAACGATTCTTGTTGTTTCAGCACACCCAGAGCCGACGTCACTGACGCACTTTTTGGCCCAAACCAGTATTGAGCTACTAAAAGCACAGGGGCATACCGTGCTGGAGTCTGACCTCTATGCCATGAACTGGAAATCAGAAGTCGATGGGGCGGATTTCCCATCTAGGGTAAACCCAGAGAGACTCACCATCGTCGCGGAATCACAGCATGCGTTTGCTAATGGGCATCAAGCAGAGGAAGTGGCCCTTGAGCAAGAGAAGTTGTTGGCTGCCGATGCGGTAATCTTCCATTTTCCACTGTGGTGGTATGGCATGCCCGCCATCATGAAAGGGTGGTTTGACCGCGTTTATGCCTATGGATTTGCCTATGGGTACAAAGGATTGGGTAATGCCCTGCGCTATGGCGATGGTGTGTTTAAAGGCAAACGAGCGATACTGTGTGTGCCGACGGGCGGCCCAGAGATAGACTATTCACCACGCAGTATTAATGGCCCCTTGGATCAGCTGTTGTTTCCGATCACCCATGGCTGCCTATTCTATCCCGGTTTTTCTGTATTGAAGACGCATGCTGTCTATGGCGCAGCAATGTTAGAGACATCGCAAGTCGATGACATCAAACACGCTTGGCAGCAACGCTTAGATGGCCTCTTCGATGAAGCGCCTATCCCGTTCAGAGCCCAAAACAGTGGCGATTTCCCCGATCAACATGCGTTGGCAGCACACATTTTACCGGGTGAAGAGGGCATTGATATTCACTTAGACGCCACCCGTGCAGTGCCTACAGCATAG